Proteins encoded by one window of bacterium:
- the nagZ gene encoding beta-N-acetylhexosaminidase, translated as MKDGKSTSASPLWVGFEGKSVPAALSRWLGRGEAGGVVLYARNIESPAQVLALCREIRSAAGRGNPLPLIAVDQEGGRVARLKDPPFTWFPPARASSLFCCRNESVAEGVGAATAAELRAVGIDVNFAPVLDVDSNPRNPVIGDRAFSADPDAVAALGIAFAKGSLSRGILPVGKHFPGHGDTSADSHEELPVVTAGRGTLLRRELLPFRRAARARIPALMTAHVMYPALDRALPATLSRKILHDLLRIRLRFRGAVISDALEMKAIADRYGIGEAAVLAVTAGCDVVLVCRGETVQEETIDRLARETRDRPVFRQAVAAAAVRSNRLRAWAASKERCRRSPRAVGAARHRLLSSLLREAWESTGRTSPDGKSGNIGEG; from the coding sequence ATGAAGGATGGCAAGAGCACATCCGCCTCCCCCCTGTGGGTCGGCTTCGAAGGGAAGTCGGTTCCCGCTGCCCTGTCGCGGTGGCTCGGGCGGGGCGAGGCCGGCGGCGTCGTCCTGTACGCCCGGAACATCGAAAGCCCCGCCCAGGTTCTCGCCCTGTGCCGCGAGATCCGTTCCGCCGCGGGCCGCGGAAATCCTCTGCCGCTGATCGCCGTGGACCAGGAGGGAGGCCGTGTGGCGCGTTTGAAGGATCCGCCATTCACATGGTTTCCTCCCGCCCGCGCCTCCTCCCTCTTCTGCTGCCGGAACGAGTCCGTGGCCGAAGGCGTGGGCGCCGCGACGGCCGCCGAACTGCGGGCGGTGGGGATCGACGTGAACTTCGCCCCCGTCCTCGACGTGGACAGCAACCCGCGCAACCCGGTGATAGGGGACCGCGCATTCTCAGCAGATCCGGACGCCGTGGCCGCTCTCGGCATCGCGTTCGCGAAGGGATCGCTCTCCCGGGGGATCCTCCCCGTCGGAAAGCATTTCCCCGGCCACGGGGACACGTCCGCCGACTCCCACGAGGAGCTTCCGGTCGTCACCGCGGGAAGGGGGACGCTCCTTCGCAGGGAGCTGCTGCCCTTCCGCCGCGCCGCGCGCGCGCGGATCCCGGCGCTCATGACCGCCCACGTCATGTACCCCGCGCTGGATCGCGCCCTGCCGGCCACCCTTTCCCGCAAGATCCTTCACGACCTGTTGCGGATCCGGTTGCGGTTCCGCGGAGCGGTCATCTCCGACGCGCTCGAGATGAAGGCGATCGCGGATCGCTACGGGATCGGCGAGGCGGCGGTCCTCGCCGTTACGGCGGGATGCGATGTGGTGCTCGTGTGCCGGGGGGAAACGGTGCAGGAGGAGACTATAGACCGGCTGGCCCGGGAGACCCGGGACCGGCCCGTGTTCCGGCAGGCGGTGGCGGCGGCGGCGGTCCGATCGAACCGGCTCCGGGCGTGGGCGGCGTCGAAAGAACGTTGCCGACGGTCCCCGCGGGCGGTGGGCGCGGCACGGCATCGACTGCTTTCTTCCCTCCTGCGGGAGGCTTGGGAAAGTACCGGGAGAACATCTCCGGACGGTAAATCCGGTAATATCGGAGAAGGTTGA
- a CDS encoding ABC transporter permease — translation MSPSVELKTPPCGTPMAMDGQVPREPWMAGAAPLRLTSGPITMLMKRTPEESGFLVLFRRTAEHRGAAAGMVLLALFLGVAVFAPAIAPVDPLAQSLDEGLSGPSASHWLGQDKFGRDVLSRLIHGARLSLAVGLGTVGISLLIGLAAGSLAGFYGGVADRIFTGACDVLLAFPGILLAIGIAAVRGPSFGNVLFALSILGWVGYARVIRAQVLSVKTREYVESARAVGSSPSRLLLRHILPNAISPILVEATFGIARAVVAEAGLSFLGLGVAPPAASWGSMIGEGRHFLFIAPHLVTAPGAAILLTVMAFNFVGDGLRDALDVKSTPTP, via the coding sequence ATGTCCCCCTCTGTCGAACTCAAGACGCCGCCCTGCGGAACCCCGATGGCCATGGACGGCCAAGTGCCGCGGGAGCCATGGATGGCGGGAGCGGCCCCGCTGCGCCTTACGTCCGGACCCATCACCATGCTCATGAAACGCACTCCCGAGGAATCCGGATTCCTCGTCCTGTTCCGACGGACGGCCGAACACCGCGGCGCCGCGGCCGGGATGGTTCTCCTGGCCCTGTTCCTCGGCGTCGCCGTGTTCGCGCCGGCGATCGCGCCGGTCGACCCGCTGGCCCAATCGCTCGACGAGGGGCTGTCGGGTCCTTCCGCCTCCCACTGGCTGGGGCAGGACAAGTTCGGGCGCGACGTGCTTTCCCGGCTGATCCACGGGGCCCGCCTCTCCCTCGCCGTGGGATTGGGGACGGTCGGCATCTCGCTCCTCATCGGGCTGGCCGCCGGCTCCCTCGCAGGCTTTTACGGCGGGGTCGCCGACCGGATCTTCACCGGCGCCTGCGACGTCCTCCTGGCGTTCCCGGGAATCCTGCTCGCCATCGGGATCGCCGCCGTCCGCGGCCCCTCGTTCGGGAACGTCCTCTTCGCCCTGTCGATCCTCGGGTGGGTGGGATACGCCCGGGTGATCCGCGCCCAGGTGCTGTCCGTCAAGACGAGGGAGTACGTCGAGTCGGCCCGGGCCGTGGGCAGCTCCCCGTCGCGCCTGCTCCTGCGCCACATCCTCCCCAACGCGATCTCCCCGATCCTCGTCGAGGCGACCTTCGGGATCGCCCGCGCCGTCGTCGCCGAGGCGGGGCTCTCCTTCCTGGGCCTGGGCGTCGCGCCGCCGGCGGCGTCGTGGGGGTCGATGATCGGAGAGGGTCGGCACTTCCTGTTCATCGCCCCGCACCTCGTGACGGCTCCCGGGGCGGCGATCCTTCTCACCGTGATGGCATTCAACTTCGTCGGCGACGGGCTGCGGGACGCCCTCGACGTGAAATCGACCCCGACCCCGTGA